GAGCGCGCGATGCGCCGTGATCAGTCCTTGATCGACGCCCGTCAGCGCGCGACAGGTCGGCCGGGTCGCCGCGCCGGCGCCTTCATAGCCGAGGGCCACCCAGCCACCTGCGCTCCAGCGCAGCAGAAATAGATTGCCGGCACCGTCGCGGCCGAGGAAATCGCCGGGGGCGCCGGAAGGCGGCAGGCCCTTGGCGAGATCGGTCGAGAGCGGGTTCATTGCACCGCCTCGGCCGAGTCGTCGGCGAAGTCGATCTCGGCCCGGCTCCGCATGATGCTGGCCATCAGGTCGGCCGGCGGATCGGGCATCTCGGTCATGAGCTTGAGCGCATGCTCGAGCGCAGAATCGGCCAGCGCCACCCAATGCACCAGGCCGAAGTCGCAGGCGCCGAGGTCAATGGTAAAATCATAGCAGTCGGGCGGGATATCCAGCGTGCCGACGACGATGCCGGCCTGTGGATTATCCCGCCGCAACTCGGCGAATTCAGCGAGCAGCTTGCGCTCTTCGGTGACGTCGCGGGCCGCACGATTGGCGACCATGCGGTCGAGCAGGTCTCTCAGCCTCGCCATCGCTACCTCCCGCACCAATAGGCGACGCGGCTCTGGCGGGCGGCCGGGCCGGTGGCCCAGGCGAGCGCCTTACCCTCGGCGACCAGCACGTCGCCAAGGTCCCGCCCGCCGGCGGAGAGCCGCGCCAGGGTGCGGCGATAGCGGTCCTGGCAGCGCCCGGAGGCTTCGCAGCGGGTGACCTCGACCTTGCCGCCGCGGATCACCTCGGCAAGCCGCTCCTTGGCGCGATAGCCGGCGACCGCTTCCGCCTCACAGCGGGCGCCCCTGGTCTCCGGCGCGTCGATGTTGAGGATCCGGATGCGCTCGCCGCCCGGCAGGGCGACGGTGTCGCCGTCGATGATGACGATGCGGTCGCCGTCGACCTCCTCCGCCCTGACCAGCACGATACCGAAAAGCAGGGTGAAGACGCCGGCGACGGCCGCCCCCAGACCGTATTGCAGCAGGCGGGCGCGGCGCAGCTCGCGGCGATACTCGCCGCTGCCGGCCCAATCATTCGGATTGCGGGTCATTGGCTTGCCTCGGCCAAGTTCGTGTCGGACTGACAGGCGAGATCGATGATCGCCTCGCGGGTCGCACCGAAGGGGATGGTCACGTCGCGGGATTTCAGCAGGAAGCGCAGATCCGGAACCTTCAGTTTCGCATAGTAGGAGCGGACAGCTCCGGCCGTTGTCTGCGGGGCTTCCTGCTCCTGCTGCTCCCAGATCTGCAGCGCCGCCTCGGCAGCCGTCAGCGGTTCGGGTGCCGGCGCGGCGTCGATGCGCGACAGCGGGGCTGTCGCGTCGAAGGCCTCGCCGCGCAGCAGCGGCGGCAGCCAGCCCTGTTCGCCGGCGAGGCGGGCGGCATGCTCGGCCGCTTCCGCCCTGGTCAGCTTGGCCGCGGCAAGATTGGCGGCGCCGCATTCGGCCAGGGCCGCGAGTGCGAATTCCTTCGGCGCGGCGGCGAAATAGGCTGATGCGTCGAAGGCGGCGACCAGAGCCTTGCGGTGCGCCGCTGCCGGCAGAGCGCAGCGGAGGTCCTGCACCGCCGCCGGGTCGATGCCGCGCGCGACCGCCTTGGCAGTAAAGTC
This genomic interval from Bosea sp. 29B contains the following:
- a CDS encoding thermonuclease family protein, translated to MTRNPNDWAGSGEYRRELRRARLLQYGLGAAVAGVFTLLFGIVLVRAEEVDGDRIVIIDGDTVALPGGERIRILNIDAPETRGARCEAEAVAGYRAKERLAEVIRGGKVEVTRCEASGRCQDRYRRTLARLSAGGRDLGDVLVAEGKALAWATGPAARQSRVAYWCGR